In one Clostridia bacterium genomic region, the following are encoded:
- a CDS encoding ABC transporter permease has protein sequence MSRIGAIAFNTFREAVRDRVLYNLVVFAILMVGSALLFGQISIGIERLVLVNLGLTAISLFGIVIAIFIGIGLVSKEIEKRTLYTVLAARPVRRWEFIIGKFFGLIGTLVVNASFMAAGFFAALLYLTHKLQAADAYLLVAIYFIVLQFVLITSLALLFSTFSSPLLSSVFAFSLFVIGTFAEDLRGFAAIASGPTRWLAEGLAYFVPNFAAFNVISQVAHSVPVPGKLILYNSIYAVLYATAAISGAVLIFERRNLK, from the coding sequence ATGAGCCGCATCGGGGCAATTGCATTCAACACCTTCCGTGAAGCGGTGCGAGACCGCGTGCTCTACAACCTTGTCGTGTTCGCGATTCTCATGGTGGGATCGGCACTGCTGTTCGGGCAGATTTCGATCGGCATCGAACGGCTTGTTCTGGTGAACCTTGGATTGACGGCGATTTCGCTGTTCGGGATCGTGATCGCAATTTTCATCGGCATCGGGCTGGTTTCGAAAGAGATTGAGAAACGCACGCTCTATACGGTGCTGGCGGCGCGGCCTGTGCGGCGCTGGGAATTCATTATCGGCAAGTTCTTCGGGCTGATCGGCACGCTGGTAGTGAACGCATCGTTCATGGCGGCCGGCTTCTTCGCGGCGCTTCTCTACCTGACACATAAGCTGCAGGCGGCTGATGCCTATCTGCTCGTCGCCATTTACTTCATCGTTTTACAGTTCGTGCTTATCACTTCGCTGGCGTTGCTGTTCTCAACCTTCTCTTCCCCGCTGCTCTCATCGGTATTCGCGTTCTCGCTGTTTGTGATTGGCACATTTGCAGAGGACCTGCGGGGATTCGCGGCCATCGCAAGCGGACCGACGCGATGGCTGGCGGAGGGACTTGCCTACTTTGTGCCCAACTTCGCGGCCTTCAATGTAATCTCGCAGGTGGCACACTCGGTGCCCGTGCCCGGGAAGCTGATTCTTTACAACAGCATCTATGCCGTGCTGTATGCGACGGCGGCGATTTCCGGCGCTGTGCTCATTTTCGAACGCCGCAACCTGAAATGA